Part of the Streptomyces sp. NBC_01353 genome, TCGCTCGGCCGTGCGGGCACGCCCGAACCAGGCGGCGGCAGTCGCCTGCTCGCGCTGCATCAGGGCCAGGTCTGCCATCTCGTCGAGGAGAGTGATCAGCAGCGCCGGAGCCGACTCCTCCAGCCCATCGAGGACGCTGTCGACGTCCGTCTTGAAGACGAAACGCCACTCGCTCGTGCGTCCCTGCAAGGTGAGGAGCTTCTCGGTCGCCAGCTCCTCACAGCCTGGGTGGGCGGCGATGATCCGCTCAGGGAAGGGGATCACACCGTCGGAGAGGTCCGGTATGCCGGTGGAGAAGCATCCGTCCGGCTCCCAGTGCTCCCCGCGCATCAAGCGGTCGCGGTACGGGATGAGTTGCTCGGGAAGCAGTTGGGTCAGCGTGTGGCCGTCGAACCCGACATACGTACGGGCCCACAGGCCACCGTCGCCCAACTCATCGGTGAGCTCGACGTGCTCGGTCTCCAGCGCCTCCCGCCACAGCGGATCGGCATCGGCCAGTGCACGCGGCACGTTCGCCCCGGCCGGCGCCCACTCCCCGGCCTGCTGGCGGCACACCTCACGGTGCTTCCTCAGATGCTTCCGTGCCTCGAGCAGCGCATCGAGCCCCGGTGCGCCGGCGATGGGGCCGGGGAAGTTCTTCAGTCTCCGACCCTGCGGGTTGCGGTAGACGATCTCCAGATCATCCGTCAGTTCTGCGGTGTAGCCGTTCTTTTCGACACGCGTGCCCATGCGTCGGTCTCCCCGTCGTGCTGATCAATGACTCCACGCTACGCGGCGTCACTGACATCGCCGCTCGCACGTCACGCACACCCGAACCTCCACACTCTCCGGAATCACCGCCTGCTCGTGCCGGCCCGAGGACTCACTCTCTGCCGCAGGAGGGCGAAGCCGGTCATGCAGCCGGCGAGGGCGGCGGTCGGTACGAGGCCGATCACGGAGAGAGGGACGTCCAGGTCGGCGGCGACGGTGGTGAGCGCGGGCTGGAGTGCGTAGTTGTTGGCGATCGCCGTTCCGGCCATGGCGGCGAGGAGGAGCGTGCCGCCTCGGGGAAGAGGGCGCCTCCTCGGTGCCGCCCTGGAGAAGATCACCGGCGCCCGGCTGGACCTCCTGCTCGAGCGGGAGGTCCTGGGTCCGCTCGGTCTGCGCGAGAGCCGTAACAGCTTCACGCCCGACATCCCGACACCCGTCCTCCATGCCTTCACCGCGGAGCGCGGGACGTACGAGGAGTCCACCTTCTGGAACCCCTCGTGGACCACTGCCCCGGACGGCCACAGCGCCCACGTGATCGCCCAACGAATCGCCGCCGCCCTCGCTCCGGCTCACGCGATCCCCGACTTCGGCTGAGCCGCGTCCCGCACGTGGTACGCCACCCTCACCGCGCCGGGCGTAGCTGTGAGGGGTGGCTCGTCACGGGCCTCCGAGGGCTCATGCCGAAGGCACCGACCGTCGATCCGGTCGGCCGAATGAGGATGGCTTGCCACTCTCAGGATGAGTCTCTGTAGCGGGTCGCCATCGCCGTGGCGCGGTTACGCAGGGAGCTCCGCAACGACTGCGGGGCCAGGGCTTCCGCGTCTGGGCTGAGCTGCCACAGCGCCCATTCGGCGTGTCGTGAATCTTGGAAGGTCACCTCCAGCCGCAGCCAGCCGTCCGCGTGGGGCTCTTCTGCTCGGACGGCCAACGCGGTGCCTAGCAGGTCCTCCCGCCGCTCCGGGTTCACCCGTACCAGCACGGTGATGTGGCCGTCGGAGAGAAATTGCGCGGAGCGTTCCCGCCAGATCCGGTCCAGATCGACCTGGTTCGGTCGCTGTGCCGTTTCGGGGAGTTCCTCGGCGGCCAACACCCGCGACAGCCGGTAGGTACGGTCCGCACCGGACCTCGTGGCCAGCAGGTAGCCCTTGTCGCGTACGGTCACCAGGCCGATCGGGTCCACCGTGCGCCACTGTGGTGTCTGGCCTGCGGCCGCGTAGTGGATGCGCAGCTTGTGTCCGGCGAGCACCGCGCGCCGGACCTCGATCATCGTCGTGTCGGGTACCTCGTCAGCGACCAGCCGGCGTGAGAGCAGGTCGGTCTCCGGCTCGACGAGAAAACGCTGGACCCCGTCGCTCGCGATGGCCCGGTGGCTTTCGGGCAGCGCGTCGACCACTTTCCGCATGGCCGAAGCGAGCGCCGAACTGAGGCCGAACACCTGCTCGCCGCGCCCCGCTCCGGCGGTCAGCAGGGCAAGGGCCTCGTCGTGGTTCAGTCCGGTGAGCTCGGTCCTGAAACCGGGCATCAACGCGAAACCGCCGTGCCGCCCACGTTCGGCGTAGACAGGGACGCCGGCCGCGGACAGCGCCTCGATGTCGCGCAGCACGGTGCGGGTGGACACCTCCAGCTCGCGGGCCAGCGTGTCCGCGGTCAGCCGACCGTGCCGGCGCAGCAGTAGCACCAGTGAAACCAACCGGTCGGCGCGCATGCGAGGACTCTAACGAAATACATGACTAAGGGTGTCGTGATTTGTTGGGAGGCTCGCTCACACGACGTCGAAGCCGGCGGTTACCGAGCCGATGGACGCCGTACTCCCAATGAACCGAATGGAGCTGATGTGGCGATGGAACGAACCGCGGTCAACCCGGTGACGTGGTCGGTGGAGATGGGATTCAACCAGGGTGAGGTCGTCTCCGGACACACACGGACCCTGTACATCTCGGGCCAGACCGCGATGAGCGGCGACGGCAAGCCCCAGCATGACGGTGACATGGCGGCGCAGTTGGCGCTGAGCCTCGACAACCTGGAGGCCGTGCTCGGCGAGGCCGGCATGTCCCTCGCGAACCTCGTCCGGCTCAACGTCTACACGACCGACGTCGATCTGCTTTTCCAGCACTACGGCGGGCTGGCGGCGCGGTTGGGCGCCACCGGGGTGGCGCCGACCATGACGATGCTCGGGGTGACAAGACTGGCGATCCCCGGACAGATGGTCGAGCTCGAGGGGACCGCCGTCGCGTGATGTGACGTCGCCCCTCTGCAGCAGGCGGGTGGGTGATTGCCAGTGCTCAGGGTGGTGACGATCGGCGTCTACGGCTTCGACGGCGAGTCGTTCCTGCACCGCCTGCGGCACGCGGACGACCGCCTGCTGCTCGACGTACGTCAGCGCCGCGGTGTCCGCGGAGCCGAGTACGCGTGTGCTCGAGCAGCCAGGTGGCGACGTCGGCCGCCCGCGCGGGCGCCGGGCTGCTGCGGGCACGACCTGGGGTCGGCAGCGGCTACGACGCGTAGCGTGAGCGGCCCCACACGTGGGTGGTCAGCATCTGGCCGAGTGCCAGGGTGCTGAGGCCGAACATCAGGACGCCCAGGGGGACATGGAGCGAGGGCATGTGCGCGATGCCCAACACGACCTGTACCGAGGCGAGGGCGAGGAAGCCGGTCGCGTACAGGATGGGGCGGGGCGTGCCGCCGCCCGGCCGCCAGGCGAGGATCGCGGCGAGTACGTACAGCATGGACGCGCCGTACATCACGCGCGATCCGACGTCGTGCAGCACCGCGCCGTGGGACGAGGACAGCAGCATTCCGGCGGTGGTTGCCTGAAAGAAGAGGGTCAAGGTCTGCAGGGCGATCGCGACCTTCAGGAAGGTGACGCTACGCGGCTTGGTCGTCGCCTGTCTGGCCATGGTGTGCTCTCTCTCGTCGGGTGTGTGGCAGAGGATGGGTGGCGTCTTGGCAATCCGGCGTGTTCACCGCAAGGTCAGCGGGGTCTCAGTTTCGACGCGGGTCAGCTTCTCGGGGTTACGGACGTAGTAGAGGCCGATGATGCTGGCGTCTTCCACGTGGAGGGCCATGACGCCGTCGAGTTCGCCGTTGAGGCGTACGGCGAGTGCGGGGCTGCCGTTGAGCACGGTGTGTTCGCAGGTGATGGTGCCTTTGCTCTTTGCGGAGCCGCCGAAGTAGAAGCGGACCACCTTCTCGGCGCCGATGATGGGCCTGAGCGCGGCCCGCTTGACGCCGCCGCCGTCGCTGAGCAGGACGATCTCGGGGGCGAGCACGTCGAGGAGATCCTGCGGATTCCCGGTTTCGATCGCGCGCTGGAACGACTCCACGGCAGCCCTGGTCGCGCTTGCGGATGCCGTCTTGCGGGGGCGGCGGGCGTCGACGTGCTTGCGGGCGCGGTGGGCGATCTGGCGGACGGCCGCGGGGGTCTTGTCGACGGCCTCGGCGATGTCGTCGTAGCCGACGTCGAAGACCTCGCGCAGCACGAACACCGCGCGCTCGGTCGGTGAGAGCGTCTCGAGGACGAGCAGCATCGCCATCGACATGCTCTCGGCGAGCTCGACGTCCTCGGCCACGTCCGGCGCGGTGAGCAGCGGCTCGGGCAGCCACTGGCCGACGTACGCCTCCCTGCGACGCTGCATGGTGCGCAGGCGGTTGAGCGCCTGCCGCGTCGTGATCCGGACCAGATACGCCCGCTGGTCACGCACCAGCCTCAGGTCGGCCTTGACCCATCGCAGCCAGGTTTCCTGGAGGACGTCCTCGGCGTCGGCCGCCGATCCGAGCATCTCGTAGGCGACCGTGAAGAGCAGGTTGCGGTGGGCCACGAAGGTGTCGGTCGCGGGGTCGGTGGCGTGGTCGGTCATGTCTCGGTCTCTTCCTGTCGAATGACTGGTCAGGCTGCCAGTTCCGCGGTGGCCGACGTCACGGTCACGTCGTAGCGCTGCAGGCGGTTGGCCGCCATGACCCCTCCGTCTCGTTGGCTGCGGCATCAAGACACCGCGCGATCAACGGCTGTGACAGCATGTGAGGCAGATCACTCCACACGTGTGGGCTCGGCCGCAGCCGAGCGCCCACGAGACCCTGCAGCCGCCCGGCCCTGGCACGGCTGGGCACCGCCGCCCTCACTGCTCCCCGAGTGGGGGCTGTCGGGCGAGGAACTCCGCGAACGCGGCCGACTGCGTTGGGTCCATGTACCCCTGGCGCCCGTTGCGCGCCCACTCCTCCAGCCAGTCCAGTTCACCCGCAGACCGCAGCCCGGCCACCACCACTCGGTCCCGCGTGAACGTCATACGTACTCCGTCCGCGTGCACGTACCGGACGTACGGACCCTGCTGCTCCGGTCCCGGTGGGCGCTCCTGCGCCGCATCCGGAAGGGGCATCGGAGCGCCATACGCCCGCTGTGCCCAGTACTCCAACTCGGCCAGCTCGGCCGCCGGGAGGAGCACACGTGCCGGCTCGCCGAGGTCGGTGATGCTCACACGCTCGCCGGTCTCCTCGATCAGGGCGACCAAGCGCCCGAAGTCCTCCAACATGTCCGCCAGTTCAACTCTCTCCATGCGCCCCGACGCTACCGGCCGCCCCGGATGCCTCCTCAGCGCGTCATGACGACTTCACGCACAGCGCCCACTCGGTCCACGTCGCGCCCGGCTGCCCAACCGGCGGACCCGGACGTACGTGCGGTCTGTGCAGAGCGCCGGGCTGTCCGGGACGGGACGGACGGGACGGGACGCCGTGCCGCGGTGACGGAGGCGAGTTCGGCCGCAGCTCGGGCGGTAGGATCGGCAATCCATCCGCAATAGGCGGATGAGTGACAAGTGTGCGCATTCTTTGATTGTTCGTCATTTTGTATGCCAATAGGCGTCGATCGCATCTCCGCAGGACACAACCCTTGGCGCCCGTTGGCAGTTCTCATGCTGGATTCACATGGCCTCGTAAAGTTCGTTGAGTTTGGGCGGGTTTCATGACTTTGGGATCAGGTTCCACGATGGGCGTACGGGAAGCCGGCCGGACCGAGGGGCACGGCGAGGTGACCGTTACGCGCCATCGATGGGGCGGCTTTCGATGTGAGTCGCGGTTCGTCCGCGGCCGTTCGGCGCGCATCGGGACGCTGGTCCTGGTCGGCGGCGCGTTCCAGACGAAGGAGAGTTGGGGGCGTCTGGAGCGCGAGTTGTTGGAGTTCGCCGACGTGCTGACCGTCGACCTGCCCGGCTGGGGAGCCAGCCCCGTCCTGCCCGAGCACTATGGATCCGACTTCCTCGCGGATGCCTTGGGGCACATGCTCGATGACCTCGGACTGACCTCGGTGAATCTCCTCGGCGGGTCCTACGGCAGTGCGGTCGCCTACCGGCTCGCGCAGAAGCGTCCCGGTCTCGTCGCGAAGTTGGTGCTCATCGGCACCATGACGCACATCCCGGAGCAGGCACAAGGCCCGATTCGTCGGAGTGTCGCGCTGCTGAAGGCCGAGCGGATCGAGGAGTTCACCGATGTGACACTCGGCATGCTCATGAACCTCGACACGGTCGATTCCGTGGTGGCGGGGACGCGGGTGCGGCGGTTCCTCCGCCGCCGGCTGCAGAACCTGACTCCCCACGACAGGGAGCAGTTCATCGCGAACACGCAGCGCCTGCTCCGGCACGAAGGGCTCGACCTGCACCAGCCGCCGCCGATGCCCGTGCTGGTCGCATCCGGCGAACACGACAGCTTCACAACACCCGACCGGTGCCGAGACCTCGCCGCCACCTGCGCCGACAGCCGCCTCGCCGTCGTGTCCGACGCCGACCACATGCTGCCCGTGGAACGACCAGTGGAGCTCGTGGACCTGGGCATGCGGTTCCTCATGGACGAATCGCTTGAGGGCCGTGACTATCTCCGCGCCGTCGAGCGCATCTCGCCCGTGGTCGCTGTGTGATCCATGGGCATGCCCGATCTCGTGGCGTGGCCGCCTTGACCTTGACACGGTGACAAGGTCTTCACTGTGGCCGAGGAGGTGGTCCCGATGACCATGGTGCAACAGGACACGGAAACGACGCGAGCCCTCCAGGGACTGGAGGACGGCCGCTCGTCGGTGCGGCTGCGGGCGGCGTTGGCGGTCGGCACGACCCCCGACCCACGGTTCGTGGACAAACTCATCGAGCGATGCGCGATCGAGCCCGAGTTCTACGTGCGCGAGATGCTTACGTGGGCACTCACCCGCCACTCGTCATCGGTGACGGTTCCAGGGCTTGTCCACGAAGTCCGCTCGGAGCGGGCGCAGGCACGAAGCCAGGCGTTGCACACGCTGTCCAAGATCGGGGATCGGCAGGCGTGGCCGGCGATCACACGGGCGCTTCTGTCCGACGCCGACGACGAGGTGGCGCGGAGCGCTTGGCGGGCGGCTGTCGTGCTCGTACCCGAGGAGGAGGAGCCCGAGTTGGCCGGCGTGCTGGCGACACAGCTCGGGCGCGGCGAGCGTGAGACGCGATTGAGCCTGAGCCGGGCGCTGATCGCGCTCGGCGAGGTGATCCTGCCGACTCTGCGGGCTGCGATGACGGATCCGGACCCTCGTGTGCGTCAGCACGCGATCGCCACGGAGCGGCTTCTGCGCGACCCGGAT contains:
- a CDS encoding RNA polymerase sigma-70 factor → MTDHATDPATDTFVAHRNLLFTVAYEMLGSAADAEDVLQETWLRWVKADLRLVRDQRAYLVRITTRQALNRLRTMQRRREAYVGQWLPEPLLTAPDVAEDVELAESMSMAMLLVLETLSPTERAVFVLREVFDVGYDDIAEAVDKTPAAVRQIAHRARKHVDARRPRKTASASATRAAVESFQRAIETGNPQDLLDVLAPEIVLLSDGGGVKRAALRPIIGAEKVVRFYFGGSAKSKGTITCEHTVLNGSPALAVRLNGELDGVMALHVEDASIIGLYYVRNPEKLTRVETETPLTLR
- a CDS encoding type II toxin-antitoxin system Phd/YefM family antitoxin encodes the protein MERVELADMLEDFGRLVALIEETGERVSITDLGEPARVLLPAAELAELEYWAQRAYGAPMPLPDAAQERPPGPEQQGPYVRYVHADGVRMTFTRDRVVVAGLRSAGELDWLEEWARNGRQGYMDPTQSAAFAEFLARQPPLGEQ
- a CDS encoding alpha/beta hydrolase, giving the protein MGVREAGRTEGHGEVTVTRHRWGGFRCESRFVRGRSARIGTLVLVGGAFQTKESWGRLERELLEFADVLTVDLPGWGASPVLPEHYGSDFLADALGHMLDDLGLTSVNLLGGSYGSAVAYRLAQKRPGLVAKLVLIGTMTHIPEQAQGPIRRSVALLKAERIEEFTDVTLGMLMNLDTVDSVVAGTRVRRFLRRRLQNLTPHDREQFIANTQRLLRHEGLDLHQPPPMPVLVASGEHDSFTTPDRCRDLAATCADSRLAVVSDADHMLPVERPVELVDLGMRFLMDESLEGRDYLRAVERISPVVAV
- a CDS encoding HEAT repeat domain-containing protein, encoding MTMVQQDTETTRALQGLEDGRSSVRLRAALAVGTTPDPRFVDKLIERCAIEPEFYVREMLTWALTRHSSSVTVPGLVHEVRSERAQARSQALHTLSKIGDRQAWPAITRALLSDADDEVARSAWRAAVVLVPEEEEPELAGVLATQLGRGERETRLSLSRALIALGEVILPTLRAAMTDPDPRVRQHAIATERLLRDPDAGFEFAIEEAKRVVALGGTGKEGQ
- a CDS encoding WYL domain-containing protein — encoded protein: MRADRLVSLVLLLRRHGRLTADTLARELEVSTRTVLRDIEALSAAGVPVYAERGRHGGFALMPGFRTELTGLNHDEALALLTAGAGRGEQVFGLSSALASAMRKVVDALPESHRAIASDGVQRFLVEPETDLLSRRLVADEVPDTTMIEVRRAVLAGHKLRIHYAAAGQTPQWRTVDPIGLVTVRDKGYLLATRSGADRTYRLSRVLAAEELPETAQRPNQVDLDRIWRERSAQFLSDGHITVLVRVNPERREDLLGTALAVRAEEPHADGWLRLEVTFQDSRHAEWALWQLSPDAEALAPQSLRSSLRNRATAMATRYRDSS
- a CDS encoding RidA family protein, producing MERTAVNPVTWSVEMGFNQGEVVSGHTRTLYISGQTAMSGDGKPQHDGDMAAQLALSLDNLEAVLGEAGMSLANLVRLNVYTTDVDLLFQHYGGLAARLGATGVAPTMTMLGVTRLAIPGQMVELEGTAVA